The following coding sequences lie in one Thalassoglobus polymorphus genomic window:
- a CDS encoding sulfotransferase family protein, with amino-acid sequence MSKTTSAKAKQSSQGPLVIWHGMTVPRMCELLSKGPNLHWTRAGHIAFLPFMGLYNSVMSGAESLIYGSRIKKVKLEKPPVFILGFWRSGTTLLHNLMTSDPQFSYPTMYETLFPSHFLVTEKINTTLTAPFVPKSRPMDNMPVAWDVPQEDEVALCILTLISPYSLLAYPHDVDENIPSLHVESLPEAKKQRWKDALDRFVRKLTVRSKKQIVLKSPSHTYRIETLLKMYPDAKFVYIYRNPLDVFNSTCHLRRTMIQENTLGRPIFKDVEQEVKRLYRLAFDRYQTDKQLIPEGHLHEVRYESLAAEPVEEMEKIYASLNLDHVDEMKKAVEPQVEKLKNYKKNKFDPDPVLAKEIYTEFRDAYEKYGYQPPLPDLE; translated from the coding sequence ATGTCCAAGACGACAAGTGCAAAAGCCAAACAATCTTCCCAGGGACCTTTAGTGATCTGGCATGGGATGACTGTCCCTCGGATGTGTGAGCTGCTTTCCAAAGGGCCCAACTTACACTGGACTCGCGCCGGACATATCGCTTTCCTCCCATTCATGGGGCTGTACAACTCCGTCATGTCGGGTGCAGAATCTTTGATCTACGGCTCTCGTATCAAGAAAGTGAAGCTCGAAAAACCACCTGTTTTCATTTTGGGATTCTGGCGCAGCGGAACAACTTTGCTGCATAACCTGATGACCTCCGACCCTCAATTTTCGTACCCCACCATGTACGAAACGCTGTTTCCTTCTCACTTTCTGGTGACGGAGAAAATCAACACAACGCTTACTGCTCCCTTCGTGCCGAAAAGCCGACCGATGGACAACATGCCAGTCGCATGGGATGTCCCGCAGGAAGATGAAGTCGCTCTGTGCATTCTGACGCTCATCTCTCCCTACTCTCTCCTCGCATACCCTCACGACGTTGATGAAAATATTCCGTCGCTGCATGTTGAATCGCTTCCTGAAGCGAAGAAACAACGCTGGAAAGATGCGCTGGATCGTTTCGTTCGAAAGTTGACTGTCCGTTCGAAAAAGCAAATCGTCCTGAAGTCACCTTCGCATACTTACCGGATTGAAACACTTCTGAAGATGTATCCCGACGCAAAATTCGTTTACATCTATCGAAACCCGCTGGACGTCTTCAATTCAACTTGCCACCTGCGGCGGACAATGATTCAAGAAAACACATTGGGACGCCCCATTTTCAAAGATGTTGAACAGGAAGTGAAGCGGCTGTACCGACTTGCATTTGACCGATACCAGACAGACAAGCAATTGATCCCTGAAGGTCATCTGCACGAAGTGAGATACGAAAGCCTGGCAGCTGAACCTGTCGAAGAGATGGAAAAAATTTATGCCTCTCTAAACCTTGATCACGTCGATGAAATGAAGAAGGCGGTTGAACCACAGGTCGAAAAGCTGAAAAACTATAAGAAAAACAAATTCGACCCCGATCCAGTCTTGGCGAAGGAAATCTACACAGAATTCCGAGATGCCTACGAAAAGTACGGATACCAGCCACCGCTCCCGGATCTCGAATAG
- a CDS encoding DUF1501 domain-containing protein, with protein sequence MPHLNPLEKSHSRRKFLGTSALGVMGFGATNISRAVDKSSTGRPKKSVIYVFLSGGLGQQDSFDMKPTAPDNIRGEFLPISTATPGLQICEHLPMLAQRSERWSLVRSLSHTYNEHSQGHMVMLSGQSKLPTGFDPSRPKPTDHPSMAAIIGALLPDSGSLPPAIVLPERLIHRTGRVVPGQFAGVMGAHREPHFLAASRFNALTYGAWPEFGFHHQRGGELDKSLKFQTPILAPPKGIDATRSDRRLQLLEQIGGVRPLLDQLHETDALERYQSRAITMLSDPKMRELFNVTDAPAEDLDRYGRNTFGWSLMLANRLTREGVGYVQVNLGNNETWDTHGNMYPNLKNYLLPPFDASLSALLDDLHNEGRLDDTLVIVAGEFGRTPKISLLPSAYALPGRDHWGAVQTMLIAGGGVSGGQVLGSTDKHGGYPTSDKQTPDNFAATIYKTLGFSRNAHWYDLSNRPIPLFNGEPIPLG encoded by the coding sequence ATGCCGCATCTGAATCCGCTTGAGAAATCTCATTCCCGCCGTAAGTTTCTTGGAACATCTGCATTAGGAGTGATGGGATTCGGAGCAACAAACATTAGCCGTGCTGTCGACAAGAGTTCGACCGGTCGGCCTAAGAAGTCTGTCATCTATGTTTTCCTCTCCGGTGGATTAGGGCAACAGGATAGCTTCGACATGAAGCCGACTGCTCCCGATAATATTCGCGGTGAGTTTCTGCCGATTTCGACTGCGACACCGGGGCTGCAAATTTGCGAACATTTGCCGATGCTCGCCCAACGAAGTGAACGCTGGTCTCTCGTCCGGAGCCTTTCGCACACGTACAACGAGCACTCGCAAGGCCACATGGTGATGCTTTCCGGGCAAAGTAAATTGCCAACAGGGTTTGATCCTTCACGACCGAAACCGACTGATCATCCCTCAATGGCTGCGATTATTGGTGCATTGCTTCCGGACTCTGGAAGCCTTCCCCCTGCAATTGTCTTGCCTGAAAGATTGATTCACCGCACTGGTCGAGTGGTTCCCGGACAGTTTGCGGGAGTCATGGGAGCGCATCGGGAGCCTCATTTTCTGGCAGCCTCTCGCTTCAACGCACTCACATACGGAGCTTGGCCAGAGTTCGGATTTCATCATCAGCGAGGTGGTGAACTTGATAAGTCACTGAAGTTTCAGACGCCGATCCTCGCACCGCCTAAAGGAATTGATGCGACTCGATCAGACCGTCGGTTGCAACTTCTCGAACAGATTGGCGGAGTCCGTCCTCTGCTTGACCAACTCCATGAAACAGACGCTTTGGAACGGTACCAGAGTCGGGCGATTACCATGCTCTCCGATCCGAAAATGCGGGAGCTTTTCAACGTCACCGATGCGCCAGCTGAAGACCTTGACCGGTATGGGCGGAATACTTTTGGTTGGTCGTTGATGTTAGCGAATCGACTGACCCGTGAAGGAGTCGGATACGTTCAGGTGAATCTGGGCAACAATGAAACGTGGGACACACATGGGAACATGTACCCGAATCTGAAGAATTATCTGCTACCACCATTCGATGCTTCGCTCTCAGCGCTTCTCGATGATTTACACAATGAGGGTCGTCTTGATGACACCTTAGTCATCGTCGCGGGAGAGTTTGGTCGGACTCCAAAAATCTCGCTTCTTCCAAGTGCATATGCATTACCCGGCCGCGACCATTGGGGAGCTGTGCAGACAATGTTGATCGCTGGTGGAGGAGTCTCTGGAGGGCAGGTTCTCGGTTCCACCGATAAGCATGGTGGATACCCAACGAGCGACAAGCAAACTCCCGACAACTTCGCCGCGACGATTTACAAGACACTCGGCTTTTCCCGAAACGCCCACTGGTACGATCTCAGCAACCGACCAATTCCGCTGTTTAACGGCGAGCCTATTCCACTTGGATAG
- a CDS encoding DUF4159 domain-containing protein codes for MFQPQGDGTRFYLDRNGVPDWEEDEEFPSDVFTFVRIRYNAIQGDRGRWRTDYPDSDLNLSFRLQQLTSLKVNPDPIVLELTDKRLFNYPFVYFCEPGGGFSRRGGFGGHGGLNFTPEEVKEFRRYLINGGFAMFDDFWGEQEWYNFETEIKKVFPDREIEDIPLEHPIFNCVYEIKEKPQVPSINAAVQGRPYGITWEREDAQEVHYRGIFDDKRRLMVVICHNTDLGDGWEREGENEWYFHEFSEKKAYPMGINIIFYAMTH; via the coding sequence ATGTTCCAACCGCAAGGTGATGGGACACGTTTCTATCTCGACAGGAATGGAGTTCCGGATTGGGAAGAAGACGAGGAGTTTCCCTCGGATGTTTTTACGTTCGTGCGAATCCGTTACAACGCGATTCAGGGTGATCGAGGCCGCTGGCGAACAGACTATCCGGACAGTGACTTGAATCTGTCGTTTCGACTTCAACAGCTCACCTCACTCAAAGTGAATCCCGATCCCATTGTCCTGGAACTGACCGACAAGCGGTTATTCAATTATCCCTTCGTCTATTTCTGTGAACCGGGGGGAGGTTTTAGTCGTCGTGGTGGATTCGGAGGCCATGGAGGCTTGAATTTCACTCCTGAAGAAGTGAAGGAATTTCGTCGCTATCTCATCAATGGTGGCTTTGCGATGTTCGACGATTTTTGGGGAGAACAAGAGTGGTACAATTTTGAAACCGAAATCAAGAAGGTTTTTCCTGACCGCGAAATCGAAGACATCCCACTGGAGCACCCCATCTTCAACTGCGTCTACGAAATCAAGGAAAAACCGCAAGTCCCTTCAATCAATGCCGCGGTTCAAGGACGGCCATACGGGATCACCTGGGAGCGTGAAGACGCGCAAGAAGTTCATTATCGCGGCATCTTCGATGACAAGCGTCGGCTGATGGTCGTGATCTGTCATAACACCGACTTGGGAGATGGCTGGGAAAGAGAAGGCGAAAACGAATGGTATTTCCATGAGTTCTCAGAGAAAAAAGCTTACCCCATGGGCATTAATATCATCTTTTACGCGATGACCCATTAA
- a CDS encoding SGNH/GDSL hydrolase family protein, whose amino-acid sequence MNHQPTENPTKGDDELPPVVEEPTVIPKAFDPSHPGPSALYQRLQHDEPMTWIFSGDSNYCSAFRSSQTFPRLVADWTKTEFGRTNEIFVNATYAHAHLEHVKVQMKDRFATFAPDVVTLVCGFADCESGVEKCEEFERSLIGIIKQIQNFGAMPVVCTPPYSEYEDDSAEQIDRLIYLEAIRGCVAEYSGILIDHWDHWEQHPERGSFWDAKRNAPTDAGILEMQKLYLKELGIDQPKSFVVGSDAATSEAINT is encoded by the coding sequence TTGAATCATCAGCCAACTGAAAATCCAACCAAAGGTGATGACGAGTTACCTCCCGTGGTTGAGGAACCAACTGTTATTCCTAAGGCGTTTGACCCCTCCCATCCCGGTCCAAGTGCGCTCTATCAACGCCTTCAGCATGATGAGCCAATGACTTGGATTTTTTCCGGCGATTCGAATTATTGCTCGGCATTTCGCTCCTCACAAACATTCCCTCGACTCGTTGCTGACTGGACGAAGACGGAGTTCGGCAGGACGAATGAAATTTTTGTGAATGCCACCTACGCTCATGCCCATTTGGAGCATGTGAAAGTACAAATGAAAGATCGTTTCGCGACGTTCGCCCCGGATGTGGTGACCCTGGTGTGTGGCTTCGCGGATTGTGAAAGTGGCGTCGAGAAGTGCGAGGAGTTTGAGCGTTCGCTGATCGGAATCATCAAGCAAATTCAAAATTTCGGAGCGATGCCGGTGGTCTGTACTCCGCCATATTCTGAGTACGAGGATGATTCGGCGGAGCAGATTGACCGTTTGATATATCTCGAAGCGATTCGGGGATGTGTCGCAGAGTATTCCGGAATTCTGATCGACCACTGGGATCATTGGGAGCAACACCCCGAACGAGGATCATTCTGGGATGCAAAGCGAAACGCGCCAACAGATGCGGGAATTCTGGAGATGCAAAAGCTCTACCTGAAAGAACTGGGAATTGATCAACCTAAATCATTCGTCGTTGGGAGTGATGCTGCGACAAGCGAAGCGATCAATACTTAG
- a CDS encoding alkaline phosphatase D family protein: MSHRLFYILSLSIFLVGCAKDSSNSSEADPSDKTPDSSLMAGQGIMVGELTDQSAFVQVRLTQGDQLIERDLPGVPGVVKFTLSQGDTQIGDAVTVQALETYDFIARSVWDGLSPGTEYTCKTEIGADENSLQPGPTATFSTLYGAELNEPLSFVVVTGMNFAKFHGDDRIDLEQHKIENNRELPEPYSGPDKHLGYPALNTILKKKPLFFVGTGDNVYYDTPDNPRAETVKELRQKWHEQFRQPRFISLFAAVPTYWEVDDHDYRIDDGDNSGDYKPTPETARRMMLEQLPIAAHGDENVKTYRTHRISKDLQLWFTEGRIYRSDNAAPDGPEKTIWGEEQKEWLKKTLVESDAAFKILISPTPMIGPDDLRKTDNHTNVGGFQHERDEFFDWLNESGVAKQNFYIVCGDRHWQYHSIHPSGIEEFSSGALIDENSRPGRLPGDPKSTDPEGTIKQPYSQREASGGFLEIQLTPQSETGSSKLAFLWNDEHGEIQHEEVKTAD; this comes from the coding sequence GTGTCGCACCGTCTGTTTTATATTCTCAGCTTGTCGATTTTTCTCGTTGGATGTGCGAAGGATTCCTCAAATTCTTCGGAAGCCGATCCGAGTGACAAGACTCCGGACAGTTCTTTGATGGCAGGGCAGGGGATCATGGTCGGTGAACTCACTGATCAATCTGCGTTCGTGCAAGTCCGCCTGACGCAAGGGGACCAACTCATCGAAAGAGATCTTCCCGGCGTTCCCGGGGTTGTGAAATTCACGCTCTCTCAAGGGGACACACAGATCGGCGATGCGGTCACTGTGCAAGCTTTGGAAACTTACGATTTCATTGCCCGTTCGGTTTGGGATGGACTTTCACCCGGGACCGAGTACACATGCAAGACAGAAATCGGGGCTGATGAAAACTCACTCCAACCTGGCCCTACGGCAACCTTCAGCACTCTGTATGGGGCTGAACTGAATGAGCCGCTCAGCTTTGTGGTGGTTACCGGAATGAATTTTGCGAAATTTCATGGAGACGATCGCATTGATTTAGAGCAACACAAAATTGAAAACAATCGTGAACTCCCGGAGCCGTACTCTGGCCCAGACAAACATCTCGGCTATCCCGCACTGAATACGATTCTGAAGAAAAAGCCGCTGTTCTTCGTTGGGACGGGTGACAATGTCTATTACGACACCCCGGATAATCCGCGAGCAGAGACGGTGAAAGAGCTTCGCCAGAAATGGCATGAGCAATTTCGTCAGCCACGATTTATTTCTCTTTTCGCAGCTGTTCCCACGTACTGGGAAGTCGACGATCATGACTACCGTATCGACGATGGAGACAATTCCGGTGATTACAAGCCGACTCCAGAAACCGCCCGCCGTATGATGCTTGAGCAACTTCCGATCGCTGCTCACGGTGACGAGAATGTAAAAACCTATCGGACACATCGCATCAGCAAAGATCTTCAACTCTGGTTCACAGAAGGCCGGATTTATCGAAGCGATAACGCAGCTCCCGATGGGCCGGAGAAGACAATTTGGGGGGAGGAACAAAAAGAGTGGTTGAAGAAAACGCTTGTAGAAAGCGACGCTGCGTTCAAAATTTTGATCTCACCAACTCCCATGATCGGCCCTGATGATCTCCGCAAAACTGATAACCATACAAATGTCGGCGGATTTCAACATGAGCGAGACGAGTTTTTTGACTGGCTGAACGAATCTGGCGTCGCCAAGCAAAACTTTTACATCGTTTGCGGAGACCGGCACTGGCAGTACCACTCGATCCACCCCAGTGGAATTGAAGAGTTTAGCAGTGGGGCTCTGATCGATGAGAATTCGCGTCCCGGTCGATTACCTGGAGATCCAAAATCGACAGACCCGGAAGGGACGATCAAACAACCTTATTCACAGCGAGAAGCGTCCGGAGGTTTTCTGGAGATTCAATTAACCCCTCAAAGTGAAACAGGATCTAGCAAGCTTGCTTTCCTTTGGAATGACGAGCATGGAGAAATTCAGCACGAAGAAGTCAAAACTGCTGACTGA
- the solA gene encoding N-methyl-L-tryptophan oxidase translates to MSRYDLIVIGAGGFGTSAAYYAAKRGKKVLVLEQFERGHRRGSSHGESSIIRKAYFEHPDSIPLLQQGYKLWVKLEEISQRELISPCGLMLAGSPESNAIAGTRSASQTHGLDLEDISETDLEDRFPGFNIPDGYDVVYEVDGGVLHVEDCVDVLTSLAEKRGVEFQWNEAVTHWESDGDQVKVWTKETTFEADALIITAGAWSPKLLANIENFPRLDVLRKLMFWFPVTSDAYDFSMGSSGFLFDMPYGEFYGFPCLDGQVIKVCQHSDGDPVTDPNELDTQLYAEDLEPVAKFLQEVMPDVEVTPESHSAYMYTISPDQQFIVDQHPSYQNVAFGAGFSGHGFEFASILGKVLSDLAIDYETELPIDFLRLQRFS, encoded by the coding sequence ATGTCGAGATATGACCTGATTGTGATTGGTGCGGGCGGATTTGGAACAAGTGCCGCCTATTACGCTGCCAAACGTGGAAAGAAGGTTTTGGTTCTGGAACAGTTTGAGCGAGGTCACCGTCGCGGAAGCTCACATGGTGAATCGAGCATCATTCGAAAAGCGTACTTTGAACATCCCGATTCGATCCCGCTTTTGCAACAGGGGTACAAACTCTGGGTCAAACTGGAAGAGATTTCACAACGCGAGTTGATCTCTCCTTGCGGATTGATGCTGGCTGGAAGCCCTGAGAGTAATGCCATTGCAGGAACTCGATCAGCATCACAAACCCATGGATTGGACCTGGAAGACATTTCAGAAACTGACCTTGAAGATCGATTCCCGGGTTTCAACATTCCGGACGGTTATGATGTCGTCTACGAGGTCGATGGTGGCGTGCTTCATGTTGAAGACTGTGTCGATGTCTTGACGAGCCTGGCGGAGAAACGTGGCGTTGAATTTCAGTGGAACGAAGCGGTGACGCACTGGGAGTCGGACGGAGATCAGGTCAAAGTCTGGACCAAAGAGACAACCTTTGAAGCAGACGCTTTAATCATCACAGCTGGGGCCTGGTCGCCGAAGCTGCTGGCTAACATCGAGAACTTTCCGCGGCTGGATGTTTTACGGAAGTTGATGTTCTGGTTCCCAGTCACTTCTGACGCTTACGACTTTAGCATGGGCTCATCGGGATTCCTCTTTGACATGCCCTATGGCGAATTCTACGGATTCCCTTGTCTCGACGGGCAGGTCATCAAGGTCTGCCAGCACTCAGACGGGGATCCCGTCACGGATCCGAACGAATTAGACACCCAGCTTTATGCCGAAGATTTGGAGCCGGTTGCAAAATTTCTGCAGGAAGTCATGCCCGATGTTGAGGTCACTCCGGAATCACATTCGGCTTACATGTACACGATCTCCCCTGACCAACAATTCATTGTTGACCAGCACCCGAGTTACCAAAACGTTGCCTTCGGCGCTGGGTTCAGTGGGCACGGTTTTGAATTTGCTTCCATTCTCGGAAAAGTCCTTTCCGATTTAGCGATTGATTACGAAACAGAATTGCCGATTGATTTCCTGCGTCTTCAGCGATTTTCGTAA
- a CDS encoding NUDIX hydrolase, producing the protein MAEEIFDVCDECDQVIGQAPRAEVHARGLLHRAVHIWIWRSDGRLMVHLRSDTKDQFPNFYTSSASGHLDAGEDYEQAAHRELKEELDLAGELTRLTKLPASPLTANEHSVLYEMITDEPPKPDPGEIAEVEYFTRQELLQLLDTKPDKLTPPFRALLEWWFETQK; encoded by the coding sequence ATGGCTGAAGAAATCTTTGATGTTTGCGATGAATGCGATCAAGTGATCGGGCAGGCTCCGCGTGCAGAAGTTCACGCACGCGGTCTGCTCCATCGAGCTGTCCACATTTGGATTTGGCGATCCGATGGAAGGTTGATGGTCCATTTGCGGTCGGACACGAAAGATCAATTTCCGAACTTCTACACATCATCCGCGTCAGGTCATCTCGATGCAGGAGAGGATTACGAACAGGCCGCGCACCGTGAGCTCAAGGAAGAGCTCGACCTTGCCGGAGAGCTGACTCGGTTGACAAAGCTTCCTGCTTCTCCATTGACGGCGAACGAACACTCAGTTCTCTACGAGATGATCACTGACGAACCACCAAAACCTGACCCGGGAGAAATCGCCGAGGTTGAGTACTTCACACGCCAGGAGTTGCTCCAACTTCTCGATACGAAACCAGACAAATTGACTCCACCGTTTCGGGCTTTACTCGAATGGTGGTTTGAAACTCAAAAGTGA
- a CDS encoding SGNH/GDSL hydrolase family protein has protein sequence MLVASVKLTFTACVENGYSKQALLKEDKMAHSGRRDFIKTLALGVAGATTVGAVSNSNFVSAQGKNEQAVSLIQSGNTILFQGDSITDAGRSRPEAGKPNNQKALGNGYAWMAASQLLVGMPEAQLKIYNRGISGNKVFQLADRWDKDCLELKPDVLSILIGVNDIWHHLSGRYDGTVETYETDFRALLDRTKKELPEIKLVICEPFVLKCGAVDDKWFPLFDQFRKAASKVAGEFQTVFVPFQSMFDEAIKYAPPEHWAKDGVHPSPYGAQLMAHEWVKTVSHAHPG, from the coding sequence ATGCTTGTCGCGTCTGTGAAGCTCACTTTCACCGCATGTGTTGAAAATGGTTATAGCAAGCAAGCCCTACTCAAAGAGGACAAAATGGCACATTCAGGTCGTAGAGACTTCATCAAAACTTTGGCACTGGGAGTCGCTGGAGCCACAACTGTCGGCGCAGTCTCCAACTCCAATTTCGTTTCCGCCCAGGGAAAAAATGAGCAAGCTGTCTCTCTCATTCAATCGGGGAATACAATCCTCTTCCAGGGAGACTCCATCACTGATGCAGGTCGCAGCCGCCCCGAAGCAGGGAAACCGAACAATCAAAAAGCTCTCGGAAATGGCTATGCCTGGATGGCTGCATCGCAACTGCTGGTTGGGATGCCAGAGGCTCAGTTGAAAATCTACAATCGAGGGATCAGCGGAAACAAGGTTTTTCAGCTCGCTGACCGATGGGATAAAGATTGCCTGGAACTTAAGCCGGACGTGCTGAGTATTTTAATTGGTGTCAATGATATATGGCATCATCTCAGTGGAAGATACGACGGAACCGTGGAGACCTACGAGACAGACTTCAGGGCATTGCTCGATCGCACAAAGAAGGAACTCCCCGAGATCAAGCTGGTGATCTGTGAGCCGTTCGTTCTCAAGTGCGGTGCGGTCGACGATAAATGGTTCCCACTCTTTGATCAGTTTCGGAAAGCTGCTTCCAAAGTCGCTGGAGAATTTCAAACGGTTTTTGTTCCGTTTCAGTCCATGTTTGATGAAGCGATCAAGTATGCCCCTCCAGAGCACTGGGCAAAAGATGGAGTCCATCCCTCACCGTATGGGGCACAATTGATGGCCCATGAGTGGGTGAAAACGGTCAGCCATGCTCATCCAGGTTGA
- a CDS encoding sulfatase/phosphatase domain-containing protein: MPAVTSDYLPTILDLLEIEFPDQRPLDGISLLPLLTGKPMQVRDSPIGFQYRNSQSWVTQQFKLITTDKGKSWELYDLIADPGEQRDVSASHGELVKEMFSDLQKWVASCKKSDEEEDY; encoded by the coding sequence TTGCCAGCAGTCACCAGTGATTATCTTCCGACGATTCTTGATCTTCTTGAGATTGAATTTCCCGATCAGCGACCGTTAGATGGAATTTCACTGCTTCCATTACTCACCGGGAAGCCGATGCAAGTGAGAGATTCTCCGATAGGATTTCAATATCGAAACTCACAATCCTGGGTCACTCAACAATTCAAACTCATCACAACCGACAAAGGGAAGAGTTGGGAACTATACGATCTCATCGCTGATCCAGGCGAGCAAAGAGATGTTTCTGCATCGCACGGGGAACTCGTCAAAGAAATGTTTTCGGACCTGCAAAAATGGGTTGCGTCTTGCAAAAAAAGTGACGAAGAAGAAGACTATTAA
- a CDS encoding sulfatase family protein yields the protein MLHRLLALFFCIVTPISAGEKPNIILVMCDDLGWGDIQAFNPDSKIQTPHLNEMARAGLKFNRFYSAGSVCSPTRGSCLTGRHPYRYGIYNANTGHMKPEEITLPEILKDQGYTTGHFGKWHLGTLTTVVKDANRGGPRGKKHFSTPQMNGYDRCFVTESKVPTFDPMIKPKGGTQKGWDFIQDKSLAVNYGTHYWDENGNAVTDNLEGDDSKLIMDRAIPFIQKAVKSDQKFFAAIWFHAPHLPVVAGEKHVTPYKKFTSYERNYYGCVSAMDEQVGRLRQAMQDSGVAEETMIWFCSDNGPEGQSGQAPGSAGPFRGRKRSLYEGGVRVPGILESWNPGMAGTCDARHGDRFASSHQ from the coding sequence ATGCTTCACCGACTTCTTGCTTTGTTTTTTTGTATCGTCACGCCCATCTCAGCCGGCGAGAAGCCGAACATCATACTTGTGATGTGCGACGATTTGGGCTGGGGCGATATCCAGGCGTTCAACCCGGACTCTAAAATTCAAACTCCTCACTTGAATGAAATGGCCCGAGCGGGGTTGAAGTTCAATCGATTCTATTCAGCCGGATCGGTTTGCAGCCCAACACGTGGATCGTGTTTAACGGGACGGCATCCGTATCGATACGGAATTTACAACGCAAACACAGGACACATGAAACCGGAAGAAATCACCCTCCCCGAGATTCTCAAGGATCAAGGTTACACAACGGGGCATTTCGGGAAATGGCATTTGGGAACACTGACGACAGTCGTAAAAGACGCCAATCGTGGCGGGCCGCGTGGAAAGAAGCACTTCTCGACACCGCAAATGAACGGCTACGACCGCTGCTTTGTGACCGAGTCTAAAGTTCCGACATTCGACCCGATGATCAAACCTAAAGGTGGCACGCAAAAGGGATGGGACTTTATTCAAGACAAGTCTCTGGCAGTCAACTATGGAACGCATTACTGGGACGAGAACGGAAATGCCGTCACAGATAACCTGGAAGGTGATGATTCGAAATTGATCATGGACCGTGCGATTCCTTTTATTCAGAAGGCTGTGAAAAGCGACCAAAAATTCTTTGCTGCCATTTGGTTCCATGCTCCACACCTTCCGGTCGTCGCGGGAGAAAAACATGTCACTCCGTATAAGAAATTCACTAGCTACGAGAGAAATTACTATGGGTGTGTGAGCGCCATGGATGAACAAGTCGGGCGTTTACGGCAAGCAATGCAAGATTCCGGCGTGGCAGAGGAAACAATGATTTGGTTCTGTTCTGACAACGGGCCTGAAGGGCAGAGCGGGCAGGCTCCCGGTTCGGCCGGACCATTTCGGGGAAGGAAACGTTCGCTTTACGAGGGAGGCGTTCGAGTTCCTGGAATCCTGGAATCCTGGAATCCTGGAATGGCCGGGACATGTGACGCCCGGCACGGAGACAGATTTGCCAGCAGTCACCAGTGA